The Rhodococcus antarcticus DNA segment GGTGCCGCTGCGTGCTGTGTTCAGGGCGACGAGCACCGCCCGGGTGCTGAGATCGGGGAACCACACGGGCAGGTGCGCCAGCTCGGCGGCCACCCGCCGCGCCCAGAGCACCGACCACGCCTGCGCCGGGGGGACGGTGATGCCGGGGAAGCGGTGGTGCAGGTCCACCTCGCCGTTGCCGGGGGAAAGATCCGGCCGGGCCAGCACCACGGCGTGGTCCTCGCTGGTGTGGTGGGTGACACCGGGGAAGCGCTCACCGAACCCGTGGGCGGCGAGCACGGCCAGCGCCTCATCCAGCCGGTCCCGCGGCACCAGCACGTCCACGTCGCCCCACGGCCGACCACCGCCCGGGTGCAACCACCGCACCACCGTCGGTCCCTTGACGTGCAGCACGGGGACACCGGCCCGGGCCAGCAGGTGGGCGACCTCGGCGTGCAGCAGCTCGGCAGCCACGTCCGGGGACATGGCCACGTCGTCTTCCCGGGTCACGGAGGCGACGCTAGGGCATGGCGCAGATTCGTCCGACCAGCCCGACCCGCTGGGGTAGCGTCCGCTGGTGTCCCCGAATCGAAGCGGCGACCTGCTGTGCGTGCCGGCGTGGCCGCTGCTGGAGCTCCCGGCCGACCCGGACGTCGTGGTGGCGTGCCGCCCGGTGGACTTCGGGGTGTCGAGGTGGCGTGCGACGCTCACGCGCATCTCCAGCGCGGTCGGCCTTGCCCGACGCGCGGCCCATCACGATCGCCTGTTCCTCGCCACCGCGGGATCAGAGATCGTCCTGATGGGCCTGCTCCACCGCGTGCTGTTCCGTCGGACCGAGCTGGTGGTGCTCGATCCGATCCTGGGCGAACCTGGCCATGCTGACGTGCTGCGCAAGATCGGTGCGCGCGGGGTGGATCAGTTCATCGTCATCAGGCGGGGAGACGTGGCGACTCTCCACGCTCAGTGGGGCGTGCCTCCGACTTGCACCCGCTTCCTCAAATTTCCGTCGCCGTCGCATGTGGGCACGTCTCGGGAGGTGGTGCAAACGGATGGACCGACCCTGGTCTACAGCGCGGGCAGCGCATTTCGTGACTGGCCCACACTCGTCGCCGCGCTCGAACAGCTACCCGGTACGCAGGCAGTGCTGAGCGGCTGCCCTGAGTCCTTGATCCCGCCGTCGCTGCGTCACAGGGTGAAGTGCCGGGGAACGCTCTCCGTCGAGGAGGGCCGCATCCTGCTTCTGGAGGCCGACATCGTCGCACTCGCCATGTTGGACACGGTCGCATCGTCGGGGCCGCTCGTCCTGCTGGACGCTCTGGCCGCCGGCAAGGCAGTCGTGGTGACCGACGTCAACGGCACGCGGGACTACATCGAACACGGCCGGACGGGCCTGCTGGCTCGGGCAGGAAGCATCGACTCGTTGAGAGACGCCTTAGAGCAGGCGGGGGACTCCTCGGACCGCCGTGCGCAGCTTGGCGCACAGGCCCGGGAGTGGAGCACGATAAACAGTGCGGCCCAGTTCTGGGAAGGCGTGATGGAAGTGCCAACCGCGTAGGTCCGTGTGCCCGCGAACTCGATGATCGGATTTGCGGGCCCTACGTGCGACGGCGCAGCAGCAGGTCGACGTCCAGCACCTGGCCTGAGGACGTGTCGACGAAGCCCGAGTCGATGGAGACCACGTCGAACCCTGCCTCGTGCAGCCTTGGGAGCAAGTCGTAGATCGTGGAGCCGCCGATGTACAGCGGTACCAGGGCCATCTCGATGTCGACGAGCGCAACCTCAATGATCCGATCGGCCAGCCCGTCAAGCACAGCGTGCTCGGCGCCCTGCACGTCGACCTTCAGCATCGTCCGTGAACCCGCCGGGACGACCTGCGCCCACACGTCCTCAAGCCGGGTCACCTCGACACTGATCGTTTCGACCACCGACGCGCCCGGGATCTGCCCGGTCAGGTGGACGCCGGGAAGCAGTGTCGACGACGTGACGGTGTCGGCAGTGACGTGGAAGTCGACCGTTCCCGCAGCTGCCCCGAGCGCAAGCTCCATACCTGACCACGAAGGGTCTGCGGAAAGACGAGACCGCATGTCGGCCATCACCGACGGAATTGGTTCGAAGGAGACGATTCGTCCCCCGTAGCCAGCGCGGCGGATCCAGCTGACGTACTGACCACGATTTGCGCCGACGTCGAGAAGGAGGTCGATGCCGGCCGAGCGCATGGCCGCTTGGCGGCGGGCGGCATGCGTGAGGTCGAGCCGGCTCAGCTCGACGTTGAACCTGTTCGCGACCTGCTTGGCGACGGACGTAGCACGAAGGCGGGCGGTCATCGGCCAAACCTACGGCGCCGGTGCAGTCCGGCGTCGCGACTATCTAAATCGTGCCGCTGAGCGGTAGAGAAGCTCGAGCTCGGGCGCCGCCCGCCCCGGGGTGAAGACCGCGGCGCGTCGCACGGCGGCGTGGCCCAGGTCGTCACGGAGGGTCCGCTGCTCCGCGAGCCGTGCGATGGCCGAGGCAAGCGCGTCGACGTCGCCCGGTGCCACCAGGAGCCCGTCGACGCCGTCGGTGATGATCTCGGCCGGCCCACCCGCGTCGGTGGCGATCACGGGCAGCCCGGCGGCCATGCCCTCCACCACGACCTGGCCCCACGGCTCGGGCAGGACGGAGGCATGCACCAGCACGTCCAGCCCGGCTAGCTCGGACTCCACGTCGCTGACGAACCCGACGATCTCGACACGATCGGCCAGACCCAGCTCCTCGACGAGCCGGTGCAGCCCAGCCGCGTAGTCGTCCTCGCCGAACATCGCTGAGCCCACGATGCGGGCGCGCACGACGGCCAGGTCCGGGTGGGTTAGCGCCCACAGGAACACCTCCTGCCCCTTCCACGGGGCCAAACGGCCGACCATGCCGACCACGAGGGCGGTGCGCGTGGCTCGGTCCGCCGGCGCGCGGGTCGGTTGGTAGGGGTCGTGGACCACCGTCGCGGCCCGCACCGAGCTCCTGCCGGCCATCACCTCGGTGCTGCGCAGAGTTTCCTCCGAGTTGGCCAACACCACCTGCGGCAGGTGCTGCAGGGCCAGCCTGGTCACCCGGACGACCCGGGGCGGCAGGTAGTCCGGGGTGATGCGGTCGCGCACGTGCCACAGCACCGGGACCCGGGCCAGGCGAGCCGCGACGGATCCGTAGAACCCCGACTTCAGCGAGTTGGTGTGCACCAGGTGCGGGCGCAGCCGTCGCAGCCGCAGCGCCAGCCGCACGGTGTACGCGGCGAGGTCGACGGCCGAGCGCGCCGCCCTGATGCCACCGAGCTCGTCGCGGTGGGCCTCTCGGCTGCGCGTGCTCAGCGGCAGCACCTCGACCTTGGCGCCTACCTTCTCCAGCAGGCCCCGCAACGGCCCGTCCTCGCCGAGGATGACGTGGGCATCGATGTTCGTGAGCGCCGCGACGAGGCGGACCAGCGCCAGCTCGCCGCCGGACTGCGCGGCCACGTGGTCGAGGAACACCACCCGCAGCCGTGCCGGTGCCGGGGGTCGCTCGGTAGGGGCGGCGGCATCCAGCACCCGGGCGAGCGCGCGGCTGGCCCGGCCGCCCGTGCGCAGCACCGGCAGGGCGAACGGCCGCGTCTCGCCGGCCGCCGTCGCCGGCGCACCGTGGTCCGCGCGCGCCGCCGTGCGACCCGTGGTCCGCGGTACCGGACGGTCGCGCGCGTCGGCGTACAGGGCGAGATGTCCCGCGGCCACGTCGCGCCACGTGATTCGGGCCGCCTGCTCCAGGCCCGTCCGGCGCAGCACGCTCCAGCGCACCGGATCGGCACGCAGCGACGCCATGGCCGCACCTAGTGCCGCCACGTCACCCTCCGGGACCAGCACGCCGCCGGCCCCCACCACCTCCGGCAGCGCGCCGCTGCGGTAGCCGACCACCACCGCCCCCGCGGCGTGCGCCTCCACCACCATCCGGCCGAACTGCTCCACCCAGGTGGCCGTGCTCCGGCTGGGGGCCAGCAGCACGTGGGCGCGGGCGTACTCCTGCGCCAGTGCCGCGGCGCCGAGCCACGGAAGCAGGGTCAGCGCACCCGCGACCCCCAGCTCGGTGGCCCGCTGCTGCGCTCGCCCCGCCTCCGGTCCCGAACCGACCAGCGTCAGGGTGGCCCCGGCCCCCAGCCCCGCCAGCACCTCCACCGCGTCGAGCACGCCCTTCTCCGGCACCAGGCGCCCCACCAGCAGCAGCCGCAGGGCCTCGCCCGGCGGCTGCTGGTCCCCGGGCACCACGCTCGCCGGGGGCGCCAGCGGCAGCACGGCCACCCGTCCAGCGAAGCCCTTGCCCACCGCCACCGACGCCGCCTGGTGGCTGCACGGGTATAGGCCCTGCAGCCGGTCCAGCGCGGCGCGCTCCCGCTGCGCGAACGGCGGCGGGAAGCGCTTGTCCAGGTTCTGCGACATGTAGGCGACCACGGGCTGCGCCCCCGGGAGTGCGGCCAGCACCTGGTGCACGACCGCGCTGAACGGCTCCTCGTGCAGGTCCACCACGTCCGGGCGCAACCGGGCCACCAGCTCGGCCAGCTGCTCCGGCCGGGCCAGGCGGTGCCGGTTGACGTCGCCAGCGCGGAGCACGTCCAGCTCCACCACCGGGAACGGCTCGGGGCTGAGCACGTCCTGGGACCCCGCATCCGGCCACGCGGTGGGCACCACCAGGGTGAGGTCGACCCCGGCCGCGACCAGCGCGCGCTCCCGCTCGCGGTGGGCCTCGTCCCGCCCGGAGTGGTAGAGCCGGACCACCCTCACGTGCGTCGCCCCGTCTTCACGGCTCCCAGCCTAGGGCGAGCGCCCGTGAGCACACCGACGACGACGCCGACGCGCAGCCGACCTCCAAGTGTCGACGTCGGTCGGTGCGGCCCAAGGTGCGTCGGCGTCGTCGACTGCCGTTCACGGTCGTTGCTCCGATGGTCGTGGGCGGTACGGGCAACTCAGCCCGCGGTAGCGGCCTGGCCTTCGCCGGCGCCAACGCCGTGATCCGGCTCGCCGCCCAAGTTTGTCCTGGCGCCCGTTGGTGCCGGGGCCCTGACCGCCGGCCGTCGTCGCCGGGACAACACCGCCTGATCCTGCTCTGCCACCTTCGTTCCCTCCCCGCATCAGGTGGAGGCTGAGGTGCGTCCGGGCCCGGTCGTGGGTGGGACGGACGCGTACGGGGCTTTCGGCTGTCGAGCTCCGGCGGGGTGGATTCCGTCGGAGCGTCGACGACGAGCGCGGGCCTGGGGTGCGGGGCATTCTGCGGTGGCTGCCCTTAGTGGCGGTGGTGCTCGTGCTGCTCGGCGGCTGCGGGTCGTCGATCACCCCCAGGTTGCGTGATGTTCCGCTGTTCCCAGCCCGGAACCAGGTGGCGTGTTCTACCGTCTCAACCTGGAGTGCCGGGGTTCGAGGAGGGGTGGGGTCGGTGGAGGACTGGTTCAGCGGGGTCGAGGCAGCGATCAGCGGCGCCGCGGCGGGCGCTGTCCAGTCGCAGTCGGAGTGGGCAGGACTCAAGGCCCAGGCGTCGGCCGGGACGCTGCGGATGGAGCCGGGTGCTGCCGAGGCCTGTGCCACGGCGTGCGACGGTGCTATTGATGCGATCTTCGACCACATCAATGAGATCCGGAGAGCCACCCGCGTGGACGGAATGGGGCCGTGGGAGTCCGGCGTCCAGCTGGCGCAGAAGTTCAGCGAGAAGGCCGACGGCGCCGCTAACAACAACTCTGCCGCTGGCGTCCTGACCCTCCACCAGCAGGTGCTGGGAGAAATGCGAGACACGTTTCGGGCGGCTGGGCAGGCATATGCCGCGACCGAGCAGGGTAACGTCGACGTGATTCAGGGAACGGCGTGAGGCGGTCTCTCGCGACATGGATGGTGCTGGTTCCACTTGTGTCGTCGGGATGTTCTGCGACCAGCACCGAAGGCACGGCCCAGTCTGCGCCCACTTCGGTCACGGGATCGGTGGCCGACTTGTCCTACGACCCGTGCACACAAGTCACCGAAGCCATGGTCACCTCGCTGGGTTTTGATCCGAGTACCAAAAAGCCCTACAAAGCGGGAGTAGGAACTGCAACCGAGTCTGGCTGCGCCTGGAAAGACTCAGCAACCCTCACGAGGCTCGGCGCCGACCTTGGCAAGAGCTTGAGCACGCTGGACCAGTACCGGAACAACCCGACGTTCAACGGTGTCACAGAGCTGACCGTTGGCGGGCATGCGGCGATCAACTTCGTGACCGACCGCGCGGGGGGTGGATGCAACCTCGCTGTCGAGATCACTGGAGGAACCGCCATCGTGGCGACCTCAGCTATATCGCGCACGAGCGCACCCAATCCTGACTCCTGCCCGGACGCGGTACGCATCGCCACGGCTATCGCACCCCTGTTCCCGTAGCACCGACCACAGCAAGGAGCAGTCATGGGGTTCGGACTCGATAACCTCGGCAATGGGATCAAGGACGTCGGGCAGGCCGGCGTCTCGCTGGCCACCGGCGACGTGGACG contains these protein-coding regions:
- a CDS encoding nucleotidyltransferase family protein, yielding MTREDDVAMSPDVAAELLHAEVAHLLARAGVPVLHVKGPTVVRWLHPGGGRPWGDVDVLVPRDRLDEALAVLAAHGFGERFPGVTHHTSEDHAVVLARPDLSPGNGEVDLHHRFPGITVPPAQAWSVLWARRVAAELAHLPVWFPDLSTRAVLVALNTARSGTAQAMLDLERLCGPDATLDWSDVAALADQLGALPALRAGLELVPAGAAVVRDTPALAAVDVTAEWRLRTVGASRTAVRVAELGSLSLRHQLVQVARWLVPHPSVMRMRDPRTAASRGALARGYGRRLVEGARATPAALRAVRGARRG
- a CDS encoding glycosyltransferase — encoded protein: MSPNRSGDLLCVPAWPLLELPADPDVVVACRPVDFGVSRWRATLTRISSAVGLARRAAHHDRLFLATAGSEIVLMGLLHRVLFRRTELVVLDPILGEPGHADVLRKIGARGVDQFIVIRRGDVATLHAQWGVPPTCTRFLKFPSPSHVGTSREVVQTDGPTLVYSAGSAFRDWPTLVAALEQLPGTQAVLSGCPESLIPPSLRHRVKCRGTLSVEEGRILLLEADIVALAMLDTVASSGPLVLLDALAAGKAVVVTDVNGTRDYIEHGRTGLLARAGSIDSLRDALEQAGDSSDRRAQLGAQAREWSTINSAAQFWEGVMEVPTA
- a CDS encoding FkbM family methyltransferase, producing the protein MTARLRATSVAKQVANRFNVELSRLDLTHAARRQAAMRSAGIDLLLDVGANRGQYVSWIRRAGYGGRIVSFEPIPSVMADMRSRLSADPSWSGMELALGAAAGTVDFHVTADTVTSSTLLPGVHLTGQIPGASVVETISVEVTRLEDVWAQVVPAGSRTMLKVDVQGAEHAVLDGLADRIIEVALVDIEMALVPLYIGGSTIYDLLPRLHEAGFDVVSIDSGFVDTSSGQVLDVDLLLRRRT
- a CDS encoding glycosyltransferase family 4 protein, whose protein sequence is MRVVRLYHSGRDEAHRERERALVAAGVDLTLVVPTAWPDAGSQDVLSPEPFPVVELDVLRAGDVNRHRLARPEQLAELVARLRPDVVDLHEEPFSAVVHQVLAALPGAQPVVAYMSQNLDKRFPPPFAQRERAALDRLQGLYPCSHQAASVAVGKGFAGRVAVLPLAPPASVVPGDQQPPGEALRLLLVGRLVPEKGVLDAVEVLAGLGAGATLTLVGSGPEAGRAQQRATELGVAGALTLLPWLGAAALAQEYARAHVLLAPSRSTATWVEQFGRMVVEAHAAGAVVVGYRSGALPEVVGAGGVLVPEGDVAALGAAMASLRADPVRWSVLRRTGLEQAARITWRDVAAGHLALYADARDRPVPRTTGRTAARADHGAPATAAGETRPFALPVLRTGGRASRALARVLDAAAPTERPPAPARLRVVFLDHVAAQSGGELALVRLVAALTNIDAHVILGEDGPLRGLLEKVGAKVEVLPLSTRSREAHRDELGGIRAARSAVDLAAYTVRLALRLRRLRPHLVHTNSLKSGFYGSVAARLARVPVLWHVRDRITPDYLPPRVVRVTRLALQHLPQVVLANSEETLRSTEVMAGRSSVRAATVVHDPYQPTRAPADRATRTALVVGMVGRLAPWKGQEVFLWALTHPDLAVVRARIVGSAMFGEDDYAAGLHRLVEELGLADRVEIVGFVSDVESELAGLDVLVHASVLPEPWGQVVVEGMAAGLPVIATDAGGPAEIITDGVDGLLVAPGDVDALASAIARLAEQRTLRDDLGHAAVRRAAVFTPGRAAPELELLYRSAARFR
- a CDS encoding DUF3558 domain-containing protein gives rise to the protein MVLVPLVSSGCSATSTEGTAQSAPTSVTGSVADLSYDPCTQVTEAMVTSLGFDPSTKKPYKAGVGTATESGCAWKDSATLTRLGADLGKSLSTLDQYRNNPTFNGVTELTVGGHAAINFVTDRAGGGCNLAVEITGGTAIVATSAISRTSAPNPDSCPDAVRIATAIAPLFP